The Streptomyces durmitorensis genome contains the following window.
GGGAAAGTACTGGGTGTACTGGCGAGTAATATTCTGGTCGGAGCGCGGGCCGCCCCGACCGGGATCCGCCCCTTCAGGCGCCTATGCTGCCTGCAAGAAGGCAGTGGCCAGAGCAAGGCAGCAGCCCAGTAAAGACGATGCAGTAGGAGAGCCGGCGTGAGCTTGAGGATCGTTGTCACCGTGAAGTACGTGCCTGACGCCACCGGCGACCGGCACTTCGCCGATGACCTGACCGTCGACCGGGATGACGTCGATGGCCTGCTGTCGGAGCTGGACGAGTATGCGGTCGAGCAGGCTTTGCAGATCGCGGACGAGGCGGACGACGCGGAGATCACCGTGTTGACGGTGGGTCCGGAGGATGCCAAGGACGCGCTGCGCAAGGCGCTGTCGATGGGTGCGGACAAGGCGATCCACGTGGAGGACGAGGACCTGCACGGCACCGACATCATCGGTACCTCGCTGGTGCTGGCGAAGGCGATCGAGAAGGCCAGCTACGACCTGGTGATCTCCGGGATGGCGTCCACCGACGGCACCGCGGGTGTGGTCCCGGCGCTGCTTGCGGAGCGTCTGGGTGTGCCGCAGGTGACGCTGCTGTCCGAGGTGTCCGTCGAGGGCGGTGTGGTCAAGGGCCGCCGTGACGGGGATGCCGCGTCCGAGCAGCTGGAGGCCTCGCTGCCTGCCGTGGTGTCGGTGACCGACCAGTCGGGTGAGGCGCGTTACCCCTCCTTCAAGGGGATCATGGCCGCCAAGAAGAAGCCGGTGCAGGCGTGGGACCTGTCGGATCTGGACCTGGAGGCGGACGAGGTCGGCCTGGAGGGTGCCTGGACGAAGGTCGATTCCGCCACCGAGCGTCCCGCGC
Protein-coding sequences here:
- a CDS encoding electron transfer flavoprotein subunit beta/FixA family protein, producing MSLRIVVTVKYVPDATGDRHFADDLTVDRDDVDGLLSELDEYAVEQALQIADEADDAEITVLTVGPEDAKDALRKALSMGADKAIHVEDEDLHGTDIIGTSLVLAKAIEKASYDLVISGMASTDGTAGVVPALLAERLGVPQVTLLSEVSVEGGVVKGRRDGDAASEQLEASLPAVVSVTDQSGEARYPSFKGIMAAKKKPVQAWDLSDLDLEADEVGLEGAWTKVDSATERPARTAGTIVKDEGEGGKQLAEFLAGQKFI